From a region of the Nitrospira sp. genome:
- a CDS encoding 3-dehydroquinate synthase, whose product MTPASTVTVSLAERSYEIIIQTGILERLGRELKKQGVKGKVGIVTDRNVARHYLKHTCEAIRRCGIEPIPIVFSPGERSKTLKTVEHILDVLARHRFERSSLLLALGGGVVGDVAGFAASIYQRGISYVQVPTTLVAQVDSSVGGKTGVDHRLGKNLIGSFYQPRAVWIDPSTLRTLPVREWVAGLAEVMKYGIIADAPFFDYLQRNMPELRKQTPHVVATVVKRSCEIKAEVVAADERESDRRRILNYGHTIGHALEALGGYQSLVHGEAVGIGLVQEADLACFQGMCARDVVEEIRSLVKEAGLSDRLPRWAPVKIWKAMLHDKKVSEGRVVGVWPLRIGEVRIAPLEKRVFDRWYAASRTT is encoded by the coding sequence ATGACTCCAGCTTCGACGGTTACTGTTTCCCTAGCTGAAAGAAGCTACGAGATCATCATCCAGACCGGGATTTTGGAGCGGCTCGGGCGGGAGTTGAAGAAGCAGGGAGTGAAAGGAAAAGTAGGAATTGTCACTGATCGGAATGTGGCGCGGCACTATTTGAAGCACACGTGCGAGGCGATCAGGCGGTGCGGGATTGAACCCATTCCGATCGTGTTCTCTCCAGGAGAACGCTCCAAAACACTGAAGACGGTGGAACACATTCTCGATGTGTTGGCACGTCATCGATTTGAACGGTCGTCTCTCCTCTTGGCATTGGGAGGGGGAGTCGTAGGCGACGTGGCTGGGTTTGCGGCCTCGATCTACCAGCGTGGCATCTCGTATGTCCAAGTCCCGACGACACTTGTCGCCCAGGTGGACTCCAGCGTCGGAGGCAAGACAGGTGTCGATCATCGGCTGGGTAAAAATCTGATCGGCTCGTTTTACCAGCCACGCGCCGTATGGATCGATCCATCGACGCTGCGGACGTTGCCCGTGCGTGAGTGGGTCGCGGGGCTTGCCGAGGTGATGAAGTATGGCATCATCGCAGACGCGCCGTTCTTTGATTATCTGCAACGAAACATGCCGGAGTTACGGAAACAAACTCCTCATGTCGTCGCAACGGTGGTGAAGCGATCGTGTGAGATCAAAGCTGAAGTGGTCGCTGCGGATGAGCGAGAATCCGATCGGAGGCGCATCCTCAACTATGGCCATACAATCGGGCATGCGCTTGAAGCGTTAGGGGGCTATCAGTCGCTTGTCCACGGGGAGGCTGTCGGCATTGGATTGGTCCAGGAAGCCGACCTCGCTTGTTTTCAGGGTATGTGTGCCCGTGACGTCGTCGAAGAGATTCGAAGCCTTGTGAAGGAAGCGGGGCTAAGCGACCGCCTACCCCGGTGGGCTCCCGTGAAGATATGGAAGGCCATGCTTCATGATAAAAAAGTATCGGAGGGTCGGGTTGTTGGAGTGTGGCCGTTGCGCATCGGAGAGGTCCGGATAGCGCCGTTAGAGAAGCGCGTATTTGATCGGTGGTATGCGGCATCGCGGACGACATAA
- a CDS encoding NAD+ synthase: MKVLRIAMAQMNPAVGDLNGNVHRILYWLGEAKKAKADLVAFPELAITGYPPEDLLLRPQFVEDNLRALNEIIPACRGLVAVIGYVGRGDQRDSRSSQPSIGSARQHTLSNAAALIGDRRMVGSYSKRYLPNYGVFDESRYFHPGRRLPLLVVNGTTIGVNICEDIWLPQGPTRVQATAGAEVIVNINASPFHVGKSRSREQMLATRARESGVIVTYTNMVGGQDELVFDGNSVILDRSGNVIARCGAFREELLVADLHVDAVPRRRGTHGRKRALTGKVASIVDRLAVNMPATKKKRGRIVPGLAEPLGEVQEVYQALVLAVKDYVSKNGFRRVVIGLSGGVDSALTAAVAVDALGTTNVLGVFMPSPYTSHESEEDAVGLAQCLGIDLNVIPITPTFEAYRQSLAPSFGDREADATEENLQARIRGNILMAISNKFGHVVLTTGNKSELSVGYATLYGDMAGGFAVIKDVPKTMVYDLAKFRNGRDPSPVIPKRTLDRPPSAELKPNQKDEDTLPPYGVLDPILQAYVEEDRSFDEIVEAGFDRATVARVMKMVDSSEFKRRQAPIGVKITPRAFGKDRRMPITNRYRSIR; encoded by the coding sequence ATGAAGGTATTACGGATCGCGATGGCACAAATGAACCCTGCTGTCGGGGATTTGAATGGCAATGTTCATCGGATTTTGTATTGGCTCGGCGAGGCGAAAAAAGCCAAGGCCGACTTGGTTGCCTTTCCTGAACTGGCGATTACAGGCTATCCTCCCGAAGATCTTCTGCTCAGGCCGCAGTTTGTGGAAGATAATCTACGTGCCCTGAACGAGATCATCCCCGCTTGTCGCGGCTTAGTTGCCGTAATCGGCTATGTGGGGCGAGGTGATCAACGTGACTCACGTTCATCGCAGCCATCGATTGGTTCAGCCCGTCAGCATACGCTCTCCAATGCGGCAGCGCTGATTGGCGATCGCAGGATGGTCGGCAGCTATAGCAAGCGGTATTTGCCGAACTATGGCGTGTTCGACGAAAGCCGGTATTTTCACCCCGGGCGGAGGCTTCCGTTGCTCGTGGTCAATGGAACGACGATCGGTGTGAACATCTGCGAAGACATTTGGCTCCCCCAAGGGCCCACCCGTGTTCAAGCAACGGCTGGGGCGGAGGTGATCGTCAACATCAATGCTTCTCCATTTCACGTCGGTAAAAGCCGCTCGAGGGAGCAGATGTTGGCGACCCGAGCGCGTGAAAGCGGAGTCATCGTGACCTATACGAATATGGTGGGAGGTCAAGACGAGTTGGTCTTCGATGGGAATAGTGTAATTCTCGATCGATCCGGCAATGTGATCGCACGCTGTGGCGCGTTCCGGGAGGAGTTGCTTGTGGCTGATTTACACGTGGATGCCGTTCCCCGCAGGCGCGGGACTCACGGACGGAAGAGGGCATTGACGGGAAAGGTGGCTTCAATTGTCGATCGTCTCGCGGTGAACATGCCTGCGACAAAGAAGAAACGAGGTCGAATCGTACCGGGTTTGGCAGAGCCTTTGGGCGAGGTCCAAGAAGTCTACCAAGCTCTGGTACTGGCTGTGAAGGACTATGTCAGCAAGAATGGGTTCAGGCGGGTCGTCATTGGGCTGAGCGGGGGGGTTGATTCAGCATTGACCGCGGCGGTGGCCGTGGACGCGCTTGGGACCACAAACGTCCTCGGGGTGTTCATGCCGTCTCCCTATACATCGCATGAGAGCGAAGAGGATGCTGTGGGCCTTGCGCAGTGCCTCGGCATCGACTTGAACGTCATTCCGATTACTCCGACGTTTGAGGCGTATCGACAGTCGTTGGCTCCGTCATTCGGCGACCGCGAGGCAGACGCGACAGAGGAAAACCTTCAGGCGCGCATTCGCGGCAATATCCTCATGGCGATATCCAATAAGTTCGGTCATGTGGTTCTGACCACTGGGAATAAGAGCGAGCTGAGCGTGGGATATGCGACTCTTTACGGTGATATGGCCGGCGGGTTTGCCGTCATCAAGGATGTGCCGAAGACGATGGTCTATGACCTGGCGAAGTTCAGAAATGGTCGTGATCCGTCACCAGTGATTCCCAAACGCACACTGGACCGGCCACCGAGTGCCGAACTCAAACCCAATCAGAAGGACGAAGATACGCTGCCCCCGTATGGGGTTCTCGATCCCATCCTTCAGGCATATGTGGAAGAAGACCGATCATTCGATGAAATCGTCGAAGCAGGGTTTGATCGCGCCACGGTGGCTCGCGTGATGAAGATGGTCGATAGCAGCGAGTTCAAGCGCCGTCAGGCACCCATCGGTGTCAAGATCACCCCTCGCGCCTTCGGCAAAGATCGGCGGATGCCGATCACCAACAGGTACCGGAGTATACGGTAG
- a CDS encoding P-II family nitrogen regulator, which yields MKLVEAIVKPFKLEEIKDALLEIGVQGMTVSEVKGFGRQKGHKEMYRGQEYTIEFVPKVKIEVAVTDAQVPRVTEAIIRAAKTGSIGDGKIFVRELSEAVRIRTGETGETAL from the coding sequence ATGAAGTTGGTCGAGGCGATTGTCAAACCGTTCAAGCTAGAAGAAATCAAGGATGCCCTACTAGAAATCGGTGTCCAAGGCATGACCGTGTCCGAGGTCAAAGGGTTCGGACGTCAGAAGGGCCATAAGGAAATGTATCGGGGGCAAGAGTATACGATCGAATTTGTGCCCAAGGTCAAGATCGAAGTCGCCGTGACGGATGCACAGGTGCCACGGGTGACCGAGGCCATCATTCGCGCCGCTAAAACCGGCAGTATCGGTGATGGGAAAATTTTTGTTCGAGAATTGAGCGAGGCGGTGCGTATTCGGACAGGAGAAACCGGAGAAACCGCATTGTGA
- the glnA gene encoding type I glutamate--ammonia ligase has protein sequence MNVREVLEFAKKHRVQMVDLKFVDLPGVWQHMTIPVSELTETLFKDGSGLDGSSIRGWKAINNSDLLVVPDPATACLDPFTAVPTLSMTGNVVDPISRENYDRDPRFIAQKAERYLQSTKIGDSSFWGPEAEFFIFDHARYDQNSHSGFYYLDSEEGAWNMGQEGLNLGGKIRHKQGYFPVAPADTQQDIRSEMVLEMEKVGIVVEKHHHETASAGQAEIDIRFDSLLRTADKMMMYKYIVKNVARRHGKTATFMPKPLFNDAGSGMHTHQSIWNDGKPLFAGKDYAGISQLCLYYIGGILKHAPALAAFTNPTTNSYKRITPGFEAPVLLAYSSRNRSAGIRIPMYSPSPKAKRIEVRFPDPSCNPYLAFSAMLMAGLDGIQNKINPGEPAEKDLYDLDPKEAASIPTMPGSLDEAISSLEKDHQFLLKGEVFTEDLIEAWVGYKRSKEIDAMRLRPHPYEFFLYYDV, from the coding sequence ATGAACGTGCGTGAGGTGTTGGAGTTCGCCAAGAAGCACAGAGTGCAGATGGTGGACTTGAAATTCGTCGATCTGCCGGGCGTGTGGCAACATATGACGATCCCCGTGAGCGAACTGACCGAGACGTTGTTCAAGGACGGTTCCGGCTTGGATGGATCATCCATTCGCGGCTGGAAGGCCATCAACAACAGCGACTTGTTGGTAGTGCCTGACCCGGCGACGGCCTGCTTGGATCCCTTTACCGCGGTGCCGACACTCAGCATGACCGGCAACGTCGTGGACCCGATTTCCCGCGAAAATTACGACCGCGATCCCAGATTCATCGCTCAGAAGGCCGAGCGGTATCTTCAAAGCACCAAGATCGGGGACAGTTCATTCTGGGGCCCGGAAGCCGAATTTTTCATCTTCGACCATGCCCGATACGATCAGAACAGCCACAGCGGCTTCTATTATTTGGATTCTGAGGAAGGCGCATGGAACATGGGGCAAGAGGGGCTCAACCTCGGCGGTAAGATCCGCCACAAGCAAGGGTATTTCCCCGTGGCTCCCGCAGATACCCAACAAGATATCCGAAGCGAAATGGTCCTTGAAATGGAAAAGGTCGGCATCGTGGTGGAAAAGCACCATCACGAGACGGCCTCGGCCGGGCAGGCCGAGATCGATATTCGATTTGATTCCCTCTTACGGACTGCGGACAAGATGATGATGTACAAGTACATCGTCAAAAACGTGGCCCGTCGACATGGGAAGACGGCGACGTTCATGCCGAAACCGCTGTTCAATGATGCGGGATCCGGAATGCACACGCACCAGAGTATTTGGAATGATGGAAAACCACTCTTTGCCGGGAAGGATTATGCCGGCATTTCACAGCTCTGTTTATACTATATCGGCGGCATCCTGAAACATGCGCCGGCATTGGCGGCGTTTACCAACCCGACGACGAATTCCTACAAACGCATCACCCCTGGATTCGAAGCTCCCGTGCTGCTGGCCTATTCCAGTCGGAATCGATCGGCCGGCATCCGTATTCCGATGTACTCCCCGAGTCCGAAAGCCAAGCGGATCGAGGTGCGGTTTCCGGACCCGTCCTGCAATCCGTATTTGGCGTTCTCCGCGATGCTCATGGCGGGGCTTGACGGCATCCAAAACAAGATCAACCCCGGCGAACCGGCCGAAAAAGACCTCTATGATCTCGATCCCAAAGAGGCCGCCAGTATCCCGACGATGCCCGGGAGCCTTGATGAAGCGATCAGCAGCCTGGAAAAGGATCACCAGTTTCTGCTCAAAGGAGAGGTGTTTACCGAGGATCTAATCGAAGCCTGGGTCGGCTATAAGCGAAGCAAGGAGATCGATGCGATGCGTTTGCGTCCGCATCCGTATGAGTTTTTCCTCTATTACGATGTGTAG